One genomic segment of Synechocystis sp. LKSZ1 includes these proteins:
- the ftsH2 gene encoding ATP-dependent zinc metalloprotease FtsH2: MKLSWRTVLLWSLPVLVVGFFFWQGAFANNSNNLGANTANTRMTYGRFLEYLDANRIVSVDLYEGGRTAIVQVSDPDVGRVLRSRVDLPLNAPDLISQLRSANIRLDSHPVRNDGMIWGFLGNLIFPVLLIGSLFFLFRRSNNLPGGPGQAMNFGKSKARFQMDAKTGIMFDDVAGIDEAKEELQEVVTFLKQPERFTAVGAKIPKGVLLVGPPGTGKTLLAKAIAGEAGVPFFSISGSEFVEMFVGVGASRVRDLFKKAKENAPCLIFIDEIDAVGRQRGAGIGGGNDEREQTLNQLLTEMDGFEGNTGIIIIAATNRPDVLDSALMRPGRFDRQVIVDAPDFKGRKEILEVHARNKKLAPEVSIESVARRTPGFSGADLANLLNEAAILTARRRKEAITLLEIDDAVDRVVAGMEGTPLVDSKSKRLIAYHEVGHAIVGTLLKDHDPVQKVTLIPRGQAQGLTWFTPNEEQGLTTKAQLMARIAGAMGGRAAEEEVFGDDEVTTGAGGDLQQVTEMARQMVTRFGMSPLGPLSLESSGGEVFLGGGLMNRAEYSEEVATRIDAQVRALAEQGHQMARQIVRDNREVIDRLVDLLIDKETIDGEEFRQIVAEYAVVPEKEQFVPQL; the protein is encoded by the coding sequence ATGAAACTTTCTTGGAGAACCGTCTTACTTTGGTCACTACCCGTGCTAGTCGTGGGTTTCTTCTTCTGGCAAGGCGCCTTTGCCAACAACAGTAATAATTTGGGAGCCAATACAGCCAACACCCGCATGACCTACGGGCGCTTCCTGGAGTATCTCGATGCCAATCGGATTGTTAGCGTTGACCTCTACGAAGGTGGCCGGACGGCCATTGTCCAGGTGAGCGACCCCGATGTAGGGCGTGTCCTCCGCTCCCGCGTTGATCTCCCCCTCAATGCCCCGGATTTGATTTCCCAACTTCGGTCGGCTAATATCCGTCTGGATTCTCATCCTGTGCGCAACGACGGCATGATTTGGGGTTTCCTCGGCAACCTGATCTTCCCGGTTCTACTGATTGGTTCCCTCTTTTTCCTCTTCCGTCGCTCCAATAATTTGCCCGGTGGCCCAGGCCAGGCCATGAACTTTGGTAAATCCAAAGCCCGCTTCCAGATGGATGCCAAAACCGGCATTATGTTTGATGATGTAGCCGGGATCGACGAAGCCAAGGAAGAACTCCAAGAAGTTGTTACTTTCCTCAAACAGCCTGAACGCTTTACGGCCGTCGGGGCCAAAATTCCCAAAGGGGTACTATTAGTAGGCCCTCCTGGAACAGGTAAAACCCTGTTAGCCAAAGCCATTGCCGGCGAAGCCGGGGTTCCTTTCTTCAGTATTTCTGGCTCTGAATTTGTCGAAATGTTTGTCGGGGTCGGGGCCTCTCGCGTGCGAGATCTGTTCAAAAAGGCCAAGGAAAACGCTCCTTGCCTAATCTTTATCGACGAAATTGATGCCGTCGGTCGCCAACGGGGGGCCGGAATTGGCGGAGGGAACGATGAACGGGAACAGACCCTCAATCAACTGCTGACGGAAATGGACGGCTTTGAAGGTAATACGGGCATTATTATTATTGCCGCCACTAACCGCCCCGATGTCTTAGATTCGGCCCTGATGCGTCCCGGCCGCTTTGACCGCCAAGTCATCGTCGATGCCCCGGATTTCAAAGGCCGCAAGGAGATTTTGGAAGTCCATGCCCGCAACAAAAAATTGGCCCCAGAGGTTTCCATCGAATCCGTGGCGCGTCGTACCCCCGGTTTTAGCGGTGCCGATTTGGCTAATCTCCTCAACGAAGCGGCCATTCTCACGGCCCGTCGTCGCAAGGAAGCCATTACTCTCCTCGAAATTGATGATGCCGTTGACCGAGTAGTGGCTGGTATGGAAGGCACGCCCCTGGTGGACAGTAAGAGTAAACGGCTGATTGCCTACCACGAAGTCGGCCATGCGATCGTGGGCACTCTGCTCAAGGACCACGACCCCGTGCAAAAAGTAACCCTAATTCCTCGGGGCCAGGCCCAGGGGTTGACCTGGTTTACCCCCAACGAAGAGCAAGGGTTAACCACCAAGGCCCAATTAATGGCCCGCATTGCCGGGGCCATGGGCGGTCGTGCCGCAGAAGAAGAAGTCTTTGGTGATGATGAAGTCACTACCGGGGCGGGCGGCGATTTACAACAGGTCACGGAAATGGCCCGGCAGATGGTGACGCGCTTTGGTATGAGTCCCCTTGGCCCGCTATCCCTAGAAAGTTCTGGGGGAGAAGTATTCCTCGGTGGCGGTCTGATGAACCGCGCTGAATATTCTGAAGAAGTTGCGACCCGCATTGATGCCCAAGTACGGGCCTTAGCAGAGCAAGGCCACCAGATGGCCCGTCAGATCGTTCGGGATAACCGAGAAGTGATTGACCGCCTGGTGGATCTCTTGATCGATAAAGAAACCATTGATGGAGAAGAATTCCGTCAAATTGTGGCCGAATACGCCGTTGTGCCGGAAAAAGAGCAGTTTGTTCCTCAACTCTAA
- a CDS encoding cyclic nucleotide-binding domain-containing protein — MSYLIDTVKIFETGKVQTYGPGEVIFQTGEQGTGMYGILAGEVEMQVDGQTVETLTSGNVFGIGAIVHPDHLRASTAIAKTNCQLAYMDREHFLFAVQQTPMFALEVMRSYSDRFRHLKAATVKAS, encoded by the coding sequence ATGTCTTATTTGATCGATACGGTAAAAATCTTTGAAACGGGGAAGGTGCAAACCTATGGCCCTGGAGAAGTAATCTTCCAAACGGGTGAACAGGGTACCGGTATGTACGGCATCCTGGCGGGAGAGGTCGAAATGCAGGTAGACGGCCAGACCGTTGAAACCCTTACCAGCGGTAATGTTTTTGGTATTGGGGCCATTGTCCACCCCGACCATCTGCGAGCCTCAACCGCCATCGCCAAAACGAACTGCCAATTGGCCTATATGGATCGAGAACACTTCTTGTTTGCTGTTCAACAAACCCCTATGTTTGCTCTGGAGGTGATGCGGAGCTATTCCGACCGTTTCCGTCATCTCAAGGCGGCTACCGTGAAAGCATCCTAA
- a CDS encoding RluA family pseudouridine synthase — translation MADTAPLSEITLDIDYPPQQEGDRLDRWLAQQYPDLSRARLQRLIEAGQVRLNGAICQEKQHKLQGGDHLQVIIPPAEPLALTAQAIPLEILYEDEQLLILNKPAGLVVHPAPGHPDGTLVNALLAHCPNLEGIGGIQRPGIVHRLDKDTTGAMVVAKTDGAFQSLQAQLKAKTARRQYWGVVYGVPKTNTGTIRLPIGRHPGDRLKMGVVSPEKGGREAVTHWRVLERLGNFTLLQYDLETGRTHQIRVHSKEMGHPLVGDPLYSTGRSLGVNLPGQALHARQLTLIHPLSQQEITALAPLPGHFEKLLAFLRQRC, via the coding sequence ATGGCTGATACCGCACCTCTTTCCGAGATTACCCTAGACATTGATTACCCGCCCCAGCAAGAGGGAGACCGCCTAGACCGTTGGTTAGCCCAGCAATACCCCGACCTGTCGCGGGCCCGACTGCAACGACTGATTGAAGCGGGTCAGGTTCGGCTCAATGGGGCTATTTGCCAAGAAAAACAGCATAAACTCCAGGGGGGCGACCACCTCCAGGTAATCATTCCCCCTGCCGAACCCCTGGCCCTGACAGCCCAGGCCATTCCCCTAGAGATTCTCTACGAGGATGAACAGCTTCTGATCCTCAATAAACCGGCAGGTCTCGTGGTTCATCCTGCTCCCGGCCACCCCGATGGAACCTTGGTGAATGCGCTTCTGGCCCATTGCCCCAACCTCGAAGGCATTGGGGGCATCCAACGGCCAGGGATTGTGCATCGCCTGGATAAGGACACCACAGGGGCCATGGTCGTGGCTAAAACCGACGGTGCATTCCAGTCCTTGCAAGCCCAGCTCAAGGCTAAAACGGCCCGCCGCCAATACTGGGGCGTGGTCTATGGCGTGCCTAAGACCAATACGGGCACGATTCGTCTTCCCATTGGCCGGCATCCCGGCGACCGCCTCAAAATGGGGGTTGTCTCTCCGGAGAAGGGCGGCCGAGAAGCCGTTACCCATTGGCGGGTGCTAGAGCGCTTGGGTAACTTCACCCTCCTGCAATACGATTTGGAAACGGGCCGTACCCACCAAATTCGTGTCCACAGTAAGGAAATGGGCCATCCACTGGTGGGTGATCCCCTCTACAGCACCGGCCGTTCCCTGGGGGTTAATCTGCCCGGCCAGGCCCTGCATGCCCGCCAACTGACGTTAATACATCCCCTGAGCCAGCAGGAAATTACGGCTCTGGCCCCGCTTCCCGGTCATTTTGAGAAGCTCTTGGCCTTTCTGCGCCAACGCTGTTAG
- a CDS encoding ABA4-like family protein codes for MTTELIFNLANLFVLPFWGLMIFFPRWQWTQRLMGSVIPFVVLALVYLYFFVFALSPESAEALASPNLADIARAFSNEKVMAAGWTHYLVMDLFAGRWIYEQGQKTGVWTIHSLLLCLFAGPLGLLSHFLTAAIVSRFFPAVVTSPEEQPAP; via the coding sequence ATGACTACTGAGCTAATCTTCAACCTGGCTAATCTTTTTGTGTTGCCCTTCTGGGGCCTGATGATTTTTTTCCCTCGCTGGCAATGGACCCAACGGCTGATGGGCTCGGTTATTCCCTTCGTTGTCTTGGCCCTGGTCTATCTCTACTTTTTCGTATTTGCCCTTAGTCCTGAGTCAGCAGAGGCCCTGGCCAGTCCCAATTTAGCTGATATTGCTCGGGCCTTTAGCAATGAAAAGGTGATGGCGGCGGGTTGGACTCACTATCTGGTCATGGATTTATTTGCGGGTCGCTGGATTTACGAACAGGGCCAAAAAACCGGGGTTTGGACGATTCACTCCCTACTGTTGTGTCTCTTCGCTGGCCCCCTTGGTCTCTTGTCCCATTTCCTCACCGCGGCCATTGTCTCGCGCTTTTTCCCGGCTGTTGTAACCTCCCCGGAGGAGCAACCCGCACCTTAG
- a CDS encoding DUF1815 family protein: MFTRLAQQHREFVQDLVMNLQALATVLENRGFLASCYTCGSQLNSASFMVSLGENHLIRFLVSDYGITWTEMRDDRELMKLEGAEAISQLEELANLIKVPAPVFTGAQTKADRPALLTV, encoded by the coding sequence GTGTTTACCCGATTGGCCCAACAACATCGAGAATTTGTGCAAGACCTGGTGATGAATCTCCAGGCCCTAGCGACGGTACTAGAAAATCGAGGCTTTCTGGCCTCCTGTTACACCTGCGGTAGTCAACTCAACAGTGCTTCGTTCATGGTGAGTTTAGGAGAGAACCACCTGATCCGCTTCCTGGTCTCTGACTACGGTATTACCTGGACAGAAATGCGCGATGACCGGGAATTAATGAAATTAGAAGGGGCCGAGGCCATTAGTCAACTGGAAGAACTCGCTAACTTAATCAAAGTACCGGCCCCAGTTTTTACCGGTGCCCAGACGAAGGCCGACCGTCCCGCCCTCTTGACGGTTTAA
- a CDS encoding ComEC/Rec2 family competence protein, translating to MLLNPWAIICLTYLAGLLSTAWLGLSPAPSQWMGLSLGWLLLAGSAAIFGPRRWPRGPGSLFWLSLALVALLAAGYLQWRLPQPSAQDISQALQPKATIQPTVTVVGHLLGPGQENARGGQQFWLAAELVQKEPDLQFRSTTGQLYMTLPAAVAQQWLGCEKIRVTGQLYQPRSPKNPSQFDFSAYLQRRGVFAGLRGQRAETAGQGFCWPAQLRQRIVQAQSQGLPKNTAGISPEGQLLSSIVLGQKAVSLPYGLRALFSQVGLSHLLAASGYQVSLLVGTVLSWGQSQRPRYRLGLALGILLLYLMLTGLQPSVVRAALLWLGVMVAVVNERKLNPLGALLLVATAMTLVNPVSIWDLGFQLSFLATLGILVTAPYLQEKLDFLPPKISEIISVPLAATLWTTPLLIGQFSQFSWVAIPLNIIVTPLIELLSLGGMLSALGALLWPGLGTLLALPLLYPTQALMYLAEMGSQFPALAVGRVAGGLVLLLYGAMILVWQHTPWRRYWLGASLGLWALVFLPLTYQQFLRTQVIVFHTPQQPVLLIQRQQALTLITDGQDQTEAFVLQPALAQNALNQSPCRLSSQELSSACPSVTWLSQQPPILEFTLQQKRWWVLLKRLEAKAPIPALPSRPDVLVWTGKFMPQAWLEALNPRTAIAVTEHVSQRTRTILKTQGSQLLVTGEMGAVLWTPHHGFMAEQERWQGQSD from the coding sequence ATGCTTCTCAATCCTTGGGCGATTATCTGTCTCACCTACCTAGCGGGATTGCTGTCCACGGCATGGCTCGGTTTATCTCCTGCCCCCAGCCAGTGGATGGGTTTGAGTTTAGGCTGGCTGTTGTTAGCCGGGAGCGCCGCAATTTTTGGCCCCCGTCGTTGGCCCAGAGGGCCAGGGTCTTTGTTTTGGCTGAGTTTGGCCCTGGTTGCACTCTTGGCGGCGGGTTATCTGCAATGGCGTCTTCCCCAACCGTCGGCCCAGGATATTAGCCAGGCCCTGCAACCCAAAGCCACAATTCAGCCGACCGTAACAGTGGTGGGTCACCTCCTTGGCCCTGGTCAGGAAAATGCCCGGGGCGGTCAACAATTTTGGTTAGCGGCGGAACTGGTACAAAAGGAACCGGATCTCCAATTCCGCTCAACGACGGGCCAGTTGTATATGACTTTGCCCGCCGCTGTGGCCCAGCAATGGCTTGGCTGTGAAAAAATCCGGGTAACGGGCCAACTCTACCAACCCCGTTCTCCTAAAAATCCCAGTCAGTTTGATTTCTCTGCCTACCTCCAGCGACGGGGGGTATTTGCGGGTTTGCGGGGCCAAAGGGCCGAGACGGCTGGCCAGGGTTTTTGTTGGCCGGCCCAGTTGCGCCAGCGCATCGTGCAGGCCCAGAGTCAGGGATTACCCAAGAATACGGCGGGGATTAGCCCCGAGGGCCAATTGCTCAGTTCCATTGTGCTGGGCCAAAAAGCCGTCAGCCTCCCCTATGGCCTGCGGGCCCTGTTTTCCCAGGTGGGGCTATCTCATCTGCTCGCCGCCTCTGGTTATCAGGTGTCGTTGCTAGTGGGAACGGTCTTGAGTTGGGGCCAATCCCAGCGGCCCCGCTATCGTTTGGGTTTGGCCCTGGGGATCTTGCTTCTGTACTTGATGCTGACGGGTCTCCAGCCCTCCGTGGTTCGGGCGGCCCTGCTTTGGCTGGGGGTGATGGTTGCAGTTGTGAATGAACGTAAGCTCAATCCCCTGGGGGCCTTGCTTCTGGTGGCGACGGCGATGACTCTGGTCAATCCAGTGAGTATTTGGGACTTGGGATTTCAACTGAGTTTTTTGGCCACCTTGGGCATCCTGGTGACGGCCCCCTACCTCCAGGAGAAATTAGATTTTCTTCCCCCTAAAATTAGTGAGATTATCTCAGTGCCCTTGGCGGCCACCCTCTGGACAACACCCCTGCTCATTGGGCAGTTCAGCCAATTCTCCTGGGTGGCCATTCCCCTCAATATTATTGTTACGCCGCTGATTGAACTGTTGAGTTTAGGTGGAATGCTCAGTGCCCTGGGGGCCCTCCTTTGGCCAGGCTTGGGAACCCTGTTGGCTCTGCCCCTGCTCTATCCAACCCAGGCCCTAATGTATCTCGCGGAGATGGGGAGCCAATTTCCCGCTTTAGCCGTGGGCCGGGTCGCCGGTGGACTGGTCTTACTCCTCTACGGGGCCATGATTTTGGTTTGGCAACATACCCCTTGGCGACGCTACTGGCTAGGGGCCTCCCTAGGCCTCTGGGCCTTGGTCTTTCTGCCCCTGACCTACCAGCAATTTCTCAGAACCCAAGTCATTGTTTTCCATACACCCCAGCAACCGGTACTCCTGATTCAACGACAACAGGCGCTAACTCTGATTACCGATGGCCAAGACCAGACCGAGGCCTTTGTCTTGCAACCGGCCCTGGCCCAAAATGCCCTGAACCAATCGCCCTGTCGTCTGAGTTCCCAGGAATTGTCCTCGGCCTGTCCTTCGGTGACGTGGCTCAGCCAACAACCCCCGATCCTGGAATTTACCCTGCAACAAAAGCGGTGGTGGGTTCTTTTAAAACGCTTAGAGGCCAAGGCCCCCATCCCCGCCCTCCCCTCTCGTCCGGATGTTTTAGTCTGGACCGGGAAATTTATGCCCCAGGCCTGGCTAGAGGCCTTGAACCCGAGAACGGCCATTGCGGTGACAGAGCACGTCAGTCAACGCACCCGTACCATCCTTAAAACTCAGGGAAGTCAACTTTTGGTAACAGGAGAAATGGGAGCAGTTCTCTGGACGCCGCACCACGGTTTTATGGCTGAGCAGGAACGTTGGCAGGGCCAATCGGACTAG
- the dnaN gene encoding DNA polymerase III subunit beta — protein MKLLCRQSDLNSNLALVSRAVSSRPSHPILGNVLLRADAEQGRLYLTAFDLSLGIQTSLSADVQEEGLVTLPAKLFSEIVARLPEGDLTLAVAETTEDSDSITATLTSDSGRFQLRGLSATEYPNLPVVEAVTPLMLPVAALNEGLRGALFAASTDDTKQVLTGVHFKGTADSLEFAATDGHRLAVVEAPTQIPAEDGEAVVQGSNLEDFSVTIPARALRELERILSTRQDSDLVSLYVDDTQVIFELGDQRLTSRKLEGAYPAYQQLIPRSFRRTASMERKRLLSSLERVSVLADQKNNLVKFSLLPDSNQLQLAVEAQDLGNAQESLPADILGEAGDIAFNIKYLMDGLKALPSNDIQMQLNEGNQPVIFSPLGGLKMTYLVMPVQIVR, from the coding sequence ATGAAACTCCTTTGCCGCCAGAGCGACCTTAACAGTAATCTTGCCCTTGTTAGCCGGGCCGTCTCGTCTCGTCCCTCCCATCCCATCCTGGGCAATGTGCTCCTCCGGGCCGATGCCGAGCAGGGCCGTCTTTACCTGACCGCGTTTGATCTAAGTTTGGGGATTCAAACTAGTCTCTCCGCTGATGTGCAGGAAGAGGGCCTAGTTACCCTGCCGGCTAAGCTGTTCAGCGAGATTGTGGCCCGTTTGCCGGAGGGAGATTTGACCCTGGCAGTGGCAGAAACCACCGAAGATAGCGATAGCATTACAGCGACCCTCACCTCTGATTCGGGCCGATTTCAACTGCGGGGCCTGAGTGCCACGGAATATCCCAATTTACCCGTGGTGGAGGCGGTAACGCCCCTGATGCTCCCGGTGGCCGCCCTGAATGAAGGTCTGCGGGGGGCTCTGTTTGCCGCTAGCACCGATGATACAAAACAGGTATTAACTGGGGTTCATTTCAAAGGCACTGCCGATAGCTTAGAATTTGCCGCCACCGATGGCCACCGCCTTGCCGTGGTAGAGGCCCCCACCCAAATCCCTGCAGAAGATGGCGAAGCGGTGGTTCAGGGCAGTAATTTGGAGGATTTTTCTGTCACGATTCCCGCCCGGGCCCTGCGGGAACTCGAGCGGATTTTGTCCACCCGCCAGGATAGTGATTTAGTTTCCCTCTATGTGGACGATACCCAAGTCATTTTTGAGCTGGGAGACCAACGGTTGACCAGTCGCAAACTGGAGGGGGCCTATCCCGCCTACCAGCAGCTTATTCCCCGCAGTTTTCGTCGCACGGCTAGCATGGAACGCAAACGCCTCCTGAGTAGTTTGGAGCGGGTGTCGGTGCTGGCGGATCAAAAAAATAATTTGGTGAAATTTTCCCTCTTGCCGGACAGCAATCAACTGCAATTAGCCGTTGAAGCCCAGGATTTGGGGAATGCCCAGGAATCTCTGCCCGCCGATATTTTAGGAGAAGCGGGGGATATTGCCTTCAACATTAAATATTTAATGGATGGCCTCAAGGCCCTGCCCAGTAATGACATCCAGATGCAGTTAAATGAAGGCAATCAGCCGGTGATTTTTTCTCCCTTGGGAGGCCTAAAAATGACCTATCTGGTGATGCCTGTCCAGATTGTGCGCTAA
- a CDS encoding AAA family ATPase codes for MKEELSILVQAQYPLIYLVTAEEERAESAIAKIAQQQTQHQRVFIWTVTRGFQEYGKAPQTTQHNTVSPEAAIEWVVRQPEAGIFIFKDLHPFISSPAVTRWLRDAIASFKGTEKLILLMSPSLEIPLELEKDIVVLDFPLPDLQDLDEVLRGQLNQTQVKRISLEAREKLLKATLGLTKDEAQKVYRKAYVKAGQLTEQEVEIVLSEKKQLIRRNGILEFIEEDETLAAVGGLEELKHWLTQRSDAFTEKAREYGLPQPKGMLILGVPGCGKSLIAKTTSRLWGLPLLRLDMGRVYDGSMVGRSEANLRNALKTAESISPAILFIDELDKAFAGGAGSGDSDGGTSSRIFGSFLTWMQEKTSPVFVMATANRVERLPGEFLRKGRFDEIFFVDLPTADERQAIFQIHLSKRRSDIGRFDVAQLAKVSDGFSGAEIEQAIIAAMYEAFAQDREFTQLDIIAAIKSTLPLSRTMMEQVTALRDWARQRARTASASVAEYQRLEF; via the coding sequence ATGAAAGAAGAGCTCAGTATTCTGGTTCAAGCTCAATACCCCTTGATCTACTTGGTTACGGCTGAGGAAGAGCGGGCAGAGTCAGCCATTGCTAAAATTGCCCAGCAACAGACCCAGCATCAGCGGGTATTTATCTGGACCGTCACCCGCGGCTTTCAGGAGTATGGCAAGGCCCCTCAGACTACCCAGCATAATACCGTTTCTCCCGAAGCGGCCATCGAGTGGGTTGTCCGCCAGCCAGAAGCAGGAATCTTCATTTTCAAGGATCTGCATCCGTTCATTTCCTCTCCCGCTGTGACCCGTTGGTTACGGGATGCCATCGCTAGCTTTAAGGGAACAGAAAAGCTTATTCTGCTCATGTCTCCCTCCCTGGAGATTCCCCTAGAACTGGAAAAGGACATTGTGGTCTTGGATTTTCCGTTGCCAGATCTGCAGGATCTAGATGAGGTGCTCCGGGGCCAGTTGAATCAGACCCAGGTGAAACGCATTTCCCTAGAGGCCCGGGAAAAACTGCTCAAGGCCACTCTAGGACTAACCAAAGACGAGGCCCAAAAGGTTTACCGTAAGGCCTACGTCAAAGCCGGCCAGCTGACTGAGCAGGAAGTCGAAATCGTCCTGTCCGAGAAAAAACAACTAATCCGGCGCAATGGCATTCTAGAGTTCATCGAAGAGGATGAGACCCTGGCGGCGGTCGGTGGTCTAGAGGAACTCAAGCACTGGTTGACTCAACGCTCCGATGCCTTTACCGAAAAGGCCCGGGAATACGGTTTACCCCAACCCAAGGGGATGCTGATTCTCGGCGTACCCGGCTGTGGGAAGTCGTTAATTGCCAAAACCACCTCCCGTCTCTGGGGCCTGCCCCTATTGCGGTTGGATATGGGCCGAGTCTACGACGGCTCCATGGTAGGGCGTTCCGAGGCTAATCTCAGAAATGCCCTGAAAACCGCAGAGTCCATTTCTCCGGCGATTCTCTTCATTGATGAATTGGACAAGGCCTTTGCTGGTGGTGCAGGCTCTGGAGACTCGGATGGGGGAACCTCTAGCCGCATCTTTGGTAGCTTTCTGACCTGGATGCAGGAGAAAACCTCGCCGGTGTTTGTCATGGCCACCGCTAACCGAGTGGAACGACTACCAGGGGAATTTCTCCGCAAGGGCCGCTTTGATGAAATTTTCTTTGTCGATCTGCCCACCGCTGATGAACGCCAGGCTATTTTCCAGATTCATCTGAGCAAGCGTCGTTCGGATATTGGTCGCTTTGATGTTGCGCAATTAGCTAAGGTCTCCGATGGTTTTTCCGGGGCAGAAATTGAGCAGGCAATTATTGCTGCCATGTACGAGGCCTTTGCCCAAGACCGGGAGTTTACCCAACTGGATATTATCGCGGCGATTAAATCGACCCTGCCGCTTTCCCGCACCATGATGGAGCAAGTCACCGCGCTACGAGATTGGGCTAGACAGCGAGCCCGGACTGCTTCCGCCTCCGTTGCTGAATACCAGCGATTGGAGTTCTAA
- a CDS encoding DUF1257 domain-containing protein, whose product MSHFSTLRTKITEAEILKASLADLGISVKTEADVRGYNGQRLRADIVAVLDGEYDLGWSRNSDGSFDLIADLWGVAKKHNQTELINSINQKYAVNKTLAEVKQRGLQNANVKLVVQK is encoded by the coding sequence ATGTCTCATTTCAGCACTCTGCGGACCAAAATTACCGAAGCCGAAATTCTAAAAGCCTCCCTGGCTGACCTCGGTATCTCGGTAAAAACCGAAGCCGATGTCCGGGGCTACAATGGCCAACGCCTACGGGCTGATATCGTTGCCGTTCTAGACGGTGAGTACGACCTCGGTTGGTCTCGCAATAGTGATGGTTCTTTTGATTTAATCGCTGACCTGTGGGGTGTAGCGAAAAAACACAATCAAACCGAACTGATCAACTCCATCAATCAAAAATACGCTGTCAATAAAACCTTAGCTGAAGTTAAACAGCGGGGCCTGCAAAATGCCAACGTTAAGTTAGTGGTTCAAAAGTAA
- a CDS encoding cobalt-precorrin-8X methylmutase: MLQHPILEQSFALIDQEVGPHNLSATEYAIARRIIHSTADFDFLHLLHCSPTAITAGMAALRQGTPIITDVTMVRQGIQTLISKTFQNPVIAAIDLAPQADPGKTCTETGLLRCLTAYPQAIYAIGNAPTALLALCDWLQQGPPTLPALVIGAPVGFVSVVESKQALAQCSIPQIRIEGRKGGSSVTAAIINALLVLAHEKGASP; encoded by the coding sequence TTGCTCCAGCACCCGATTCTCGAACAGAGTTTTGCCCTAATTGACCAGGAAGTCGGCCCCCATAATCTGTCGGCAACAGAGTACGCCATTGCCCGGCGCATTATCCACAGCACAGCGGACTTTGACTTCCTCCATTTGCTCCACTGTAGTCCAACGGCCATTACTGCTGGCATGGCGGCCCTACGCCAAGGAACTCCGATTATTACCGATGTCACCATGGTGCGCCAGGGCATTCAAACCCTGATCAGCAAAACCTTTCAGAACCCAGTGATTGCAGCCATTGATTTGGCCCCCCAGGCCGACCCAGGCAAAACCTGCACGGAGACGGGCCTGCTTCGCTGTTTGACTGCTTATCCCCAGGCCATCTATGCCATTGGTAACGCGCCCACGGCCCTCTTGGCCCTGTGTGATTGGCTCCAGCAAGGGCCACCAACTCTACCGGCCCTGGTGATTGGGGCACCGGTGGGTTTTGTGTCCGTCGTGGAATCCAAGCAGGCCTTGGCCCAATGCTCTATTCCCCAAATTCGTATTGAGGGCCGTAAGGGGGGGTCGAGCGTCACCGCGGCTATTATTAATGCCCTCCTGGTGTTGGCCCACGAAAAGGGGGCTAGCCCCTAG